Proteins found in one Zea mays cultivar B73 chromosome 1, Zm-B73-REFERENCE-NAM-5.0, whole genome shotgun sequence genomic segment:
- the LOC103635519 gene encoding cytochrome P450 709B2: MVVAVQLAALLALLLALWRLVWRPHAVARSFARQGIRGPPYTFLAGSLPEAKRLLMAGRRGTAPLDAGCHDIMPVLLPQFHRWVADYGRTLLFWIGPIPAVLSTDLQLIKQVLTDRTGLYQKDFMIPVLKFLFGNGVILINGDDWKRHRKVVLPAFNHETIKSMSAVTAEVTEQMMQQWRGQIHGSEEESAEIDMIHAFNDLTSKVNGRVAFGTSHREVEEVIVLMREMQKLATAATLDAPILWYLPTRRNLHVRRLNKQLRSKIMSIMQARLAADGADRRGGRGGAVSGGGDLLGLLLEAWTPQPQHGNGGETLTTDEVIDECKTFFAAGQETTATLLVWAMFLLAVHPEWQDKVREEVVREFCTSDDGEVPHADVLAKLKLLYMVLLETSRLYPPIVYIQRRAAWDAVLGGIKVPQGTVISIPIAMLHRDKQVWGPDADEFNPMRFEHGLTKAAKDPKALLSFSLGPRVCTGQSFGIVEVQVVMAMILRRFSFSLSPKYVHKPKYLLSLTPKLGMPLIVRNVDG; this comes from the exons atggtggtggccgtgCAGCTGGCCGCTCTTCTCGCGCTGCTGCTCGCGCTGTGGCGCCTGGTGTGGCGGCCGCACGCCGTGGCGCGGTCGTTCGCCAGGCAGGGCATCCGGGGCCCGCCCTACACGTTCCTGGCAGGGTCCTTGCCGGAGGCGAAGCGGCTGCTGATGGCCGGCCGGAGAGGGACGGCGCCCCTGGACGCCGGCTGCCACGACATCATGCCCGTCCTCTTGCCGCagtttcacagatgggtcgcggaCTATG GGAGAACGTTGCTGTTCTGGATCGGGCCGATTCCCGCTGTCTTGTCTACTGATCTACAGCTGATTAAGCAGGTTCTGACAGACAGGACGGGCCTGTATCAGAAGGACTTCATGATCCCCGTGCTCAAGTTCCTCTTCGGCAACGGTGTCATATTGATAAACGGAGACGATTGGAAGCGGCACCGCAAAGTGGTCCTCCCTGCGTTCAACCATGAGACGATCAAG AGCATGTCGGCGGTGACGGCAGAGGTAACGGAGCAGATGATGCAGCAATGGCGCGGCCAGATACACGGAAGCGAAGAGGAATCCGCCGAGATAGACATGATCCACGCCTTCAACGACCTGACCTCCAAGGTCAATGGCCGCGTCGCCTTCGGCACGAGCCACCGGGAAGTCGAGGAGGTCATTGTACTGATGCGGGAGATGCAGAAGCTCGCCACTGCGGCCACGCTCGATGCTCCAATACTCTG GTATCTGCCAACTCGGCGTAACCTGCACGTCCGGCGTCTGAACAAACAGCTGAGAAGCAAGATCATGTCCATCATGCAGGCGCGGCTGGCCGCCGACGGAGCTGATAGGCGTGGTGGGCGCGGCGGCGCCGTTTCCGGCGGAGGCGACCTACTTGGGCTGTTGCTAGAGGCGTGGACGCCGCAGCCGCAGCACGGGAACGGCGGCGAGACGCTGACAACCGACGAGGTGATCGACGAGTGCAAGACCTTCTTCGCCGCGGGGCAGGAAACCACAGCTACGCTCCTGGTCTGGGCCATGTTCCTGCTCGCCGTGCACCCGGAATGGCAGGACAAAGTCAGGGAGGAGGTCGTCAGGGAATTCTGCACCAGCGACGACGGCGAGGTTCCCCATGCCGATGTCCTCGCCAAGCTCAAGCTG CTATACATGGTGTTGCTGGAGACGTCGCGGCTCTACCCGCCGATCGTGTACATACAGCGGAGGGCTGCCTGGGACGCCGTCCTTGGAGGCATCAAGGTGCCCCAGGGCACCGTCATCTCCATCCCCATTGCCATGCTGCACCGGGACAAGCAGGTCTGGGGCCCCGACGCCGATGAGTTCAACCCGATGAGGTTCGAGCATGGCCTCACAAAGGCCGCCAAGGATCCCAAGGCGCTGCTGTCTTTCTCCCTGGGCCCAAGAGTGTGCACTGGCCAGAGCTTCGGCATCGTAGAAGTGCAGGTCGTCATGGCGATGATCCTCAGGAGGTTCTCCTTCTCCCTCTCCCCAAAGTATGTTCACAAGCCCAAGTATCTCCTGTCCTTGACACCCAAGCTTGGGATGCCTCTCATCGTCAGGAATGTGGATGGCTGA